The following proteins are encoded in a genomic region of Cherax quadricarinatus isolate ZL_2023a chromosome 5, ASM3850222v1, whole genome shotgun sequence:
- the LOC138855078 gene encoding protein suex-1-like, with product MKLACLLMCLLLVLTAVLTSVSADPVADPVADPVADPDPSIWKKLKKYWKKSKKYGGYRRRHRHRYGGYGGGYGGGYGGGYGGGYGGGYGGGYGGGYGGGYGGGYGGGYGG from the exons ATGAAGCTC GCGTGTCTGTTGATGTGTCTCCTGCTGGTGCTGACAGCAGTGCTCACTTCGGTCAGCGCTGACCCCGTCGCTGACCCTGTCGCTGACCCCGTCGCTGATCCTGACCCGTCGATATGGAAGAAGCTAAAGAAATATTGGAAGAAAAGCAAGAAATACGGAGGATATAGAAGGCGACATAGGCATCGATATGGCGGCTATGGAGGAGGTTACGGAGGAGGATATGGAGGAGGATATGGAGGAGGTTATGGAGGAGGTTATGGAGGAGGTTATGGAGGAGGTTATGGAGGAGGTTATGGAGGAGGTTATGGAGGAGGATATGGTGGCTAG